One Curtobacterium sp. MCLR17_007 DNA window includes the following coding sequences:
- the nagB gene encoding glucosamine-6-phosphate deaminase produces the protein MEIIILPTPAEVGRVAAAKIASVVAAKPTAVVGLATGSSPQGIYTDLHRRVAAGEITFAQARGFALDEYVGIPLEHPESYAAVIARDVVEPLGFDPSRVRVPDGRAADIEFAAKEYDAAIRAAGGIDVQILGIGANGHIGFNEPTSSFASRTRIKTLAPSTREANARFFDSLDQVPTHCMTQGLGTILEARQLVLVAQGSAKAAAIAAAVEGPLSSFVPGSALQLHEHATVVVDEAAAAELQLGDYYRYTYANKPEWQRFE, from the coding sequence GTGGAGATCATCATCCTGCCCACGCCCGCCGAGGTCGGTCGGGTCGCCGCTGCGAAGATCGCGTCCGTCGTCGCGGCCAAGCCGACCGCCGTGGTCGGTCTCGCGACCGGGTCCAGCCCCCAGGGCATCTACACCGACCTGCACCGCCGCGTCGCGGCAGGGGAGATCACCTTCGCCCAGGCCCGCGGCTTCGCCCTCGACGAGTACGTCGGGATCCCGCTCGAGCACCCCGAGTCCTACGCAGCCGTCATCGCCCGCGACGTCGTCGAGCCGCTCGGCTTCGACCCGTCGCGCGTCCGCGTGCCCGACGGCCGCGCAGCCGACATCGAGTTCGCGGCGAAGGAGTACGACGCCGCGATCCGGGCTGCCGGTGGGATCGACGTGCAGATCCTGGGGATCGGGGCGAACGGGCACATCGGCTTCAACGAGCCCACGTCGTCGTTCGCGTCCCGCACCCGGATCAAGACGCTCGCCCCGTCCACGCGCGAAGCCAACGCCCGGTTCTTCGACTCCCTCGACCAGGTCCCGACGCACTGCATGACCCAGGGACTCGGCACGATCCTCGAGGCCCGGCAGCTGGTCCTCGTCGCGCAGGGCTCCGCGAAGGCCGCCGCGATCGCCGCCGCGGTCGAGGGGCCGCTGTCGTCGTTCGTCCCCGGCAGCGCCCTGCAGCTCCACGAGCACGCCACCGTCGTCGTCGACGAAGCCGCCGCCGCCGAGCTGCAGCTCGGGGACTACTACCGGTACACCTACGCGAACAAGCCGGAGTGGCAGCGCTTCGAGTAG
- a CDS encoding ABC transporter permease subunit — protein sequence MTTASAPGATGGPAATLVTSEQATATRSGAGVDALARRGAGPRARRRVGIAWLGLTPFAAYVLLFLAVPALIAVGSGFFDATGNLTLANLSAFRDPSVLRAFGGSFGLSAVSAVLGAVIGALVCWALAALRPDGVVRSMIDSAASVLAQFGGVMLAFAFIATIGTQGLVTAWLVSTFHWDLNADGAFLYTVPGLVIPYVYFQVPLMVLTFMPALEGVKTQWGEAAATLGASRATYWRRVALPVLAPAFWGSLLLLFANGFSSFATAAALISQGGIVPLTIRAQLTSETIIGLQNVAGVLALGMVVVMAVVMGAYSLLQRRAARWQR from the coding sequence ATGACCACCGCATCGGCGCCCGGCGCGACCGGGGGACCGGCCGCCACCCTCGTCACCAGCGAGCAGGCGACCGCAACCCGGTCCGGCGCGGGCGTCGATGCGCTCGCTCGTCGCGGTGCCGGTCCCCGTGCCCGGCGCCGCGTCGGCATCGCGTGGCTCGGTCTCACCCCGTTCGCCGCGTACGTCCTGCTCTTCCTCGCCGTGCCGGCGCTGATCGCGGTGGGGTCCGGCTTCTTCGACGCGACGGGGAACCTGACGCTGGCGAACCTGTCGGCGTTCCGCGACCCGAGCGTCCTCCGTGCCTTCGGCGGCTCGTTCGGCCTCTCCGCGGTCTCCGCCGTGCTCGGTGCCGTGATCGGTGCGCTCGTCTGCTGGGCGCTCGCCGCGCTCCGGCCGGACGGGGTCGTCCGGTCGATGATCGACTCCGCGGCCAGCGTGCTGGCCCAGTTCGGCGGCGTGATGCTCGCGTTCGCGTTCATCGCCACGATCGGCACGCAGGGGCTCGTCACGGCGTGGCTCGTGTCCACGTTCCACTGGGACCTCAACGCCGACGGCGCCTTCCTGTACACGGTGCCCGGCCTGGTGATCCCGTACGTCTACTTCCAGGTACCGCTCATGGTCCTGACGTTCATGCCCGCACTCGAGGGCGTCAAGACCCAGTGGGGCGAAGCCGCCGCGACGCTGGGGGCATCGCGCGCGACGTACTGGCGCCGTGTGGCCCTGCCCGTGCTCGCTCCGGCCTTCTGGGGATCGCTGCTGCTGTTGTTCGCGAACGGGTTCTCGTCGTTCGCGACCGCGGCGGCGCTCATCTCGCAGGGCGGCATCGTCCCGCTGACGATCCGCGCGCAGCTCACCAGCGAGACGATCATCGGCCTGCAGAACGTGGCCGGGGTGCTCGCCCTGGGCATGGTCGTCGTGATGGCGGTCGTCATGGGCGCCTACTCGCTGCTGCAGCGCCGCGCCGCCCGGTGGCAGCGATGA
- a CDS encoding ABC transporter ATP-binding protein, giving the protein MTTTAPAAPASLAGTGAVVELDAVEKRYGTHRALTGLSLRVGPGEFLSLLGPSGCGKTTALRALAGLEAIDAGAIRIDGVDVANTPANKRDMGMVFQQYSLFPHMTVRQNVAFGLEMRRVPAASRRERVVEALDMVHLADFADRYPHQLSGGQQQRVALARALVTRPRVLLLDEPLSALDAKVRVSLREEIRRIQTDLGITTVFVTHDQEEALAVSDRIAVMNAGNIEQIGTPEELYRSPSSAFTADFVGQSNRLGGDLRGGDVFVYGFRVPALDPTAADGPVLAYVRPEDIAFAPEGVTGTVISSSFLGSIRRTTVRLDDDTVITVQHEVGDRRTTGDAVAVRLLGAPVAVAPVA; this is encoded by the coding sequence ATGACCACCACCGCACCCGCCGCTCCCGCCTCGCTGGCCGGCACCGGAGCCGTCGTCGAGCTCGACGCCGTCGAGAAGCGCTACGGCACCCACCGCGCGCTCACCGGGCTGTCCCTGCGGGTCGGACCCGGCGAGTTCCTGTCGCTCCTCGGGCCCTCCGGCTGCGGCAAGACGACGGCGCTCCGGGCGCTCGCCGGCCTCGAGGCGATCGACGCCGGCGCCATCCGCATCGACGGCGTCGACGTGGCGAACACGCCCGCGAACAAGCGCGACATGGGGATGGTGTTCCAGCAGTACTCGTTGTTCCCGCACATGACCGTGCGCCAGAACGTGGCCTTCGGGCTGGAGATGCGTCGGGTGCCGGCGGCGTCCCGGCGCGAGCGCGTCGTCGAGGCACTCGACATGGTGCACCTCGCAGACTTCGCCGACCGGTACCCGCACCAGCTCTCCGGCGGGCAGCAGCAGCGCGTGGCACTCGCCCGTGCGCTCGTCACCCGGCCCCGCGTCCTGCTGCTCGACGAGCCGCTGTCCGCGCTCGACGCCAAGGTGCGGGTGTCACTGCGCGAGGAGATCCGGCGCATCCAGACCGACCTCGGCATCACGACCGTGTTCGTGACCCACGACCAGGAGGAAGCGCTCGCCGTGTCCGACCGGATCGCGGTGATGAACGCCGGCAACATCGAGCAGATCGGCACGCCCGAAGAGCTGTACCGCTCCCCGTCCTCGGCCTTCACGGCGGATTTCGTCGGGCAGTCGAACCGGCTCGGGGGCGACCTGCGTGGTGGGGACGTGTTCGTGTACGGCTTCCGGGTTCCCGCGCTCGACCCGACCGCCGCCGACGGCCCGGTGCTCGCGTACGTCCGGCCCGAGGACATCGCCTTCGCTCCCGAGGGTGTCACCGGGACCGTCATCTCGTCGAGCTTCCTCGGGTCGATCCGGCGCACCACCGTCCGGCTCGACGACGACACCGTCATCACCGTGCAGCACGAGGTCGGTGACCGACGGACGACGGGTGACGCCGTCGCCGTCCGGCTGCTCGGCGCCCCGGTCGCGGTCGCGCCGGTCGCCTGA
- a CDS encoding ABC transporter substrate-binding protein yields MQNKRTLAGIALAAAAVVTLAGCSATSSASTGSSSSGAADWKTATSAESAGGMDALVKAAKAEGQLNVIALPPTWANYGKIIDGFKQKYGITINSANPNGSSADEVAAVKSQKGQSTAPDVLDLGNAVLQQNLGLLTDYKVANWSDIPTTLKEQDGAWTRDYTGLMSIGYDSSKIKDAPKDLEDLLGSEYKGKVSIAGDPTQANQAASAVYLAALENGGSADDITKGVDYFGKLKQAGNFQNVLPSQATVASGETPVVVQWSYNNLAWGPAAGSSGNKHWKTVVPKGQALGSYYAQAINKDAPHPAAARLWQEYVASPTVQNLYLQAGAFPSTLAALEKSGKVDQDALDAAGGAPKDYVELTDDQVTAAAKVLAAKWSSTMGS; encoded by the coding sequence GTGCAGAACAAGCGCACCCTGGCCGGCATCGCCCTCGCCGCAGCCGCAGTGGTCACCCTCGCCGGTTGCTCGGCGACGAGCTCGGCATCGACCGGCAGCAGCAGCAGCGGCGCCGCCGACTGGAAGACGGCAACGAGCGCCGAGAGCGCCGGCGGCATGGACGCACTGGTGAAGGCCGCGAAGGCGGAGGGGCAGCTCAACGTCATCGCGCTCCCGCCGACCTGGGCCAACTACGGCAAGATCATCGACGGCTTCAAGCAGAAGTACGGCATCACGATCAACTCCGCGAACCCGAACGGCTCGAGCGCCGACGAGGTCGCCGCCGTGAAGTCGCAGAAGGGCCAGTCGACGGCGCCGGACGTGCTCGATCTCGGCAACGCCGTGCTGCAGCAGAACCTCGGTCTGCTGACGGACTACAAGGTCGCGAACTGGAGCGACATCCCCACGACCCTCAAGGAGCAGGACGGCGCCTGGACCCGCGACTACACGGGTCTGATGTCGATCGGGTACGACTCCAGCAAGATCAAGGACGCCCCGAAGGACCTGGAGGACCTGCTCGGCTCGGAGTACAAGGGCAAGGTCTCGATCGCCGGTGACCCGACCCAGGCGAACCAGGCCGCCAGCGCGGTCTACCTCGCCGCGCTCGAGAACGGCGGCTCGGCCGACGACATCACGAAGGGCGTCGACTACTTCGGCAAGCTGAAGCAGGCCGGCAACTTCCAGAACGTGCTGCCGTCGCAGGCCACGGTCGCCTCGGGTGAGACCCCGGTCGTCGTCCAGTGGTCCTACAACAACCTGGCGTGGGGCCCGGCTGCGGGATCGTCCGGCAACAAGCACTGGAAGACCGTCGTGCCGAAGGGGCAGGCGCTCGGTTCGTACTACGCGCAGGCGATCAACAAGGACGCCCCGCACCCCGCCGCTGCCCGCCTGTGGCAGGAGTACGTCGCCAGCCCGACCGTGCAGAACCTGTACCTGCAGGCCGGCGCGTTCCCGTCGACCCTGGCCGCGCTCGAGAAGTCGGGCAAGGTCGACCAGGACGCCCTCGACGCCGCCGGTGGCGCGCCGAAGGACTACGTCGAGCTGACCGACGACCAGGTGACCGCGGCCGCGAAGGTCCTGGCGGCCAAGTGGTCCTCGACGATGGGGTCCTGA
- a CDS encoding ABC transporter permease subunit: MSAGAPARPARSGRSGGPARVPRFGAAPSRGTAAVVLVVVGLVFAVPLVALAQFTFRQGTDGSLTTAHYAAIADPANIGTYQPVFDGLGASLVIAVIAVAIVLLVLLPAQVITALHHPRLRRVVEFVCLVPITVPVVVLVVGFVPVYQVVAQVFGSGAWTLSFAIGIIALPFAFRPISAAITAMDLTTLTEAARSLGASWWTVTWRVLLPNLRRGILAACFLTITVVLGEYTLASFLSRTTFQTALLLVQGTDPYVAAIFSLGALVFGFLLLVAIGRIGQRRTRVRRHQTKDPA; this comes from the coding sequence ATGAGCGCGGGAGCGCCGGCGCGTCCGGCTCGTTCCGGTCGGTCTGGAGGCCCGGCCCGCGTCCCACGGTTCGGCGCGGCCCCGTCACGGGGCACCGCGGCGGTCGTCCTGGTCGTCGTCGGGCTCGTGTTCGCCGTGCCGCTGGTCGCGCTGGCGCAGTTCACGTTCCGCCAGGGCACCGACGGCAGCCTGACCACGGCCCACTACGCGGCCATCGCGGACCCGGCGAACATCGGCACGTACCAGCCGGTGTTCGACGGCCTCGGTGCGTCACTCGTGATCGCGGTCATCGCCGTCGCGATCGTCCTGCTCGTGCTCCTGCCCGCCCAGGTCATCACCGCCCTGCACCACCCGCGACTCCGACGCGTCGTGGAGTTCGTCTGCCTGGTGCCGATCACCGTGCCGGTCGTCGTGCTCGTGGTCGGGTTCGTCCCCGTCTACCAGGTCGTCGCCCAGGTGTTCGGGTCCGGCGCGTGGACCCTCTCCTTCGCCATCGGCATCATCGCGCTGCCGTTCGCCTTCCGTCCGATCTCCGCCGCGATCACCGCGATGGACCTGACCACGCTGACCGAGGCGGCCCGTTCCCTCGGGGCGTCCTGGTGGACGGTCACGTGGCGGGTGCTCCTGCCGAACCTGCGTCGGGGGATCCTGGCCGCGTGCTTCCTGACGATCACGGTCGTCCTCGGTGAGTACACCCTGGCGTCGTTCCTCTCCCGCACCACCTTCCAGACGGCACTGCTCCTGGTGCAGGGGACCGACCCGTACGTCGCGGCGATCTTCTCGCTCGGCGCCCTGGTGTTCGGGTTCCTGCTGCTCGTCGCCATCGGCCGGATCGGACAGCGCCGCACGCGCGTCCGTCGTCACCAGACCAAGGACCCCGCATGA
- a CDS encoding YdeI/OmpD-associated family protein, with amino-acid sequence MQFTTAVLQARQTATGLPVPPEVIEALGAGKRPAVVVTLNGGYTYRSTVGVMGGQYLVPLSAAHRAASGVAGGDAVEVTLVVDTAPREVPLPEDLVAAMSSAGVRAAFDALSNSRQRALADPVEQAKSPETRQRRIDKAVETLRG; translated from the coding sequence GTGCAGTTCACGACGGCGGTCCTGCAGGCACGGCAGACGGCGACCGGGCTGCCCGTCCCGCCCGAGGTCATCGAAGCGCTGGGGGCGGGCAAGCGCCCGGCCGTGGTGGTCACGCTGAACGGCGGGTACACCTACCGCTCGACCGTGGGCGTGATGGGCGGGCAGTACCTCGTCCCGCTGTCGGCAGCACACCGTGCGGCGTCCGGGGTCGCCGGCGGGGACGCGGTCGAGGTGACGCTGGTGGTCGACACCGCACCGCGCGAGGTGCCCCTGCCCGAGGACCTGGTGGCGGCGATGTCGTCGGCCGGCGTGCGAGCGGCGTTCGATGCGCTGTCGAACTCGCGTCAGCGGGCGCTGGCGGACCCGGTGGAGCAGGCGAAGTCACCGGAGACCCGGCAGCGCCGCATCGACAAGGCCGTGGAGACCCTGCGGGGCTAG
- a CDS encoding histidine phosphatase family protein, producing the protein MPVTEIWLVRHGESTANVAAERAEAAGDDLIAIEQRDPDVPLSTVGEQQSRALGTELAERGMGSVPVALWVSPFLRAQQTIDIAIQSGGVDEPPRRVDERLRDRELGVLERHTLRGVANRHPDEDERRHRLGKYYHRPAGGESWVDVQARLRSAFMDIDRIDGPERLVIAAHDVVVTLAVAVCLDLDEAALTEFTAANPVGNASLTRLGRAGLGQPWTLVEFSAVEHLA; encoded by the coding sequence AGATCTGGCTCGTCCGTCACGGCGAGTCCACCGCGAACGTCGCTGCCGAGCGCGCGGAGGCGGCCGGTGACGACCTGATCGCGATCGAGCAGCGCGACCCTGACGTCCCGCTCAGCACCGTCGGGGAGCAGCAGTCGCGAGCCCTCGGTACCGAGCTCGCCGAACGCGGCATGGGGTCCGTGCCGGTCGCGCTGTGGGTGTCGCCCTTCCTCCGGGCGCAGCAGACGATCGACATCGCGATCCAGTCCGGCGGTGTCGACGAGCCCCCGCGACGGGTCGACGAGCGACTGCGCGATCGCGAGCTCGGCGTGCTGGAGCGCCACACGCTGCGCGGCGTGGCGAACCGCCATCCGGACGAGGACGAACGCCGGCATCGGCTCGGCAAGTACTACCACCGGCCGGCGGGCGGCGAGTCGTGGGTCGACGTCCAGGCCCGGCTGCGCTCGGCCTTCATGGACATCGACCGCATCGACGGCCCGGAGCGCCTGGTCATCGCCGCGCACGACGTCGTGGTGACGCTGGCCGTGGCGGTGTGCCTGGACCTCGACGAAGCGGCCCTGACGGAGTTCACGGCCGCCAACCCGGTGGGCAACGCGTCCTTGACCCGTCTCGGCCGCGCGGGGCTCGGCCAGCCATGGACCCTCGTCGAGTTCTCCGCCGTCGAGCACCTGGCCTGA
- a CDS encoding NUDIX domain-containing protein: MPTPDFVLALREKIGTDPLWLTGVTAVVTRGAGEDRELLVVRRADSGALTPVTGIVDPGEQPAVAAEREVLEEADVVAVAERLTWVQTLPEMTYPNGDRAQYLDLVFACRWVSGDPYPADGENTEAFWAPVSDLPTMSENMRERVRIALAGAAEARFER, from the coding sequence ATGCCGACCCCCGACTTCGTCCTGGCCCTCCGCGAGAAGATCGGCACCGACCCGCTCTGGTTGACCGGCGTCACCGCCGTCGTCACCCGTGGCGCCGGCGAGGACCGGGAGCTCCTGGTGGTCCGGCGCGCGGACAGCGGCGCGCTGACCCCCGTCACGGGCATCGTCGACCCGGGCGAGCAGCCGGCCGTCGCCGCCGAGCGCGAGGTCCTCGAGGAAGCCGACGTCGTGGCCGTCGCCGAGCGTCTGACGTGGGTGCAGACCCTGCCGGAGATGACCTACCCGAACGGCGACCGTGCGCAGTACCTCGATCTGGTGTTCGCGTGCCGCTGGGTCTCCGGCGACCCGTACCCGGCCGACGGCGAGAACACCGAGGCGTTCTGGGCCCCGGTGTCCGACCTGCCCACGATGTCCGAGAACATGCGCGAGCGTGTGCGCATCGCACTGGCCGGCGCCGCGGAGGCACGCTTCGAGCGCTGA